One window from the genome of Nicotiana tomentosiformis chromosome 5, ASM39032v3, whole genome shotgun sequence encodes:
- the LOC138892579 gene encoding uncharacterized protein — MPDVPKYDGTSDPQEHITTYTTTVKGNDLAPHEIESVLLKKFGETLTGGALTWYSLLPELSIDSFVMLVDSFIKSHTGARNVQARKADIFIIAQGESKLLREFVTRFQKERMLLPAVPDQWAAEAFTKGLNPRSSDASQKLKESLLEFQATTWADVHNRYESKIRIEDDHVGFQSSTKGWEKNRGKLKGNLDTDR, encoded by the coding sequence atgcctgatgtgccaaagtatgacggaacttcagaCCCTCAGGAGCATATTACTACTTATACAACGACGGTGAAAgggaatgatttagctcctcatgaaattgaatctgttttgctgaagaaatttggagagactctcacggggggagccttgacgtggtattcactATTACCCGAGCTTTCCATAGATTCGTTTGTGATGCTCGTGGATTCTTTTATTAAGTCTCACACCGGGGCCAGAAACGTgcaggcccgaaaggccgacatattcataATTGCACAAGGAGAATCCAAATTACTGCGAGAATTTGTTACCCgattccaaaaggaaagaatgttgctcccagCTGTTCCGGATcaatgggcggctgaagcattcaccaagggactgaatccgagaagttcggaCGCTTCCCAGAAATTGAAGGaaagcctgcttgagtttcaagcaacaacttgggcggatgtccacaaccggtacgaatcaaagataaggatcgaagatgatcatgTTGGCTTTCAATCGTCGACAAAAGGATGGGAGAAGAACAGAGGAAAATTAAAAGGCAATCTCGACACGGACAGATGA
- the LOC138892580 gene encoding uncharacterized protein codes for MATLVKNGHLREFLSDQAKNNYGRNRGNAEPSKAGEDPPRQRINMIFGGNEINGVTFSAAKKTKVSTTHRKRLREVAEDDITFTEENAYRLLLPHNDTLVISLNVLDFKIKRVLVYPGSSGNIIQWRVLEQAKLTGSIISATKLLAGFNLASVTTRGEILFPTNAEGVMKMTLFEVVDGDMGYNIILGRPWLHEMRVVPSTYHQLLKFSMPEGIKQKKGDQLATREMNAILISSSKGKEHAA; via the coding sequence ATGGCAACACTGGTAAAGAATGGGcatctcagagaattcttaagtgatCAGGCCAAGAATAACTACGGTCGCAACAGGGGTAATGCGGAACCCTCGAAGGCAGGAGAAGATCCTCCTCGACAGaggatcaacatgatcttcggggggAATGAAATCAACGGGGTCACCTTCTCAGCAGCAAAAAAGACGAAGGTATCAACAACCCATAGAAAGAGACTTCGGGAAGTTGCTGAAGAcgacatcactttcacggaggaaaaCGCATATAGATTGTTGCTACCGCACAACGACacattggtaatttctttaaacgTGCTAGACTTTAAAATCAAACGTGTTCTAGTGTATCCAGGAAGTTCGggcaatatcatacaatggagagtattggagcaagctaaactcaccggaagcatcatttcggccacaaaactcctcgccggattcaaccttgcgagtgtgacaacccgaggagaaatTTTGTTTCCCACGAATGCTGAGGGAGTGATGAAAATGACTCTTTTTGAAGTGgtagatggtgacatgggatataatattattctgggaaggccatggttgcacgagatgagagTTGTACCATCAACGTATCATCAGCTGCTAAAATTTTCAATGCCCGAGGGAATCAAACAGAAAAAGGGCGATCAACTGgcaacaagggagatgaatgcaattttgatttccagtagcaaagggaaggaacatGCGGCATAG